A window of Chryseobacterium shandongense genomic DNA:
TTCCGCAAATATGCGATGGATCGATCAGCATCGGAATATCAGGAAACTGGCTTTTAAAATCCAAAGCAATCTGCCAGTTTGGATTATTTCGGTACTTAGTTTTCTGATACGTTGAAAATCCTCTGTGAATAACACCAAGGTTTTGAATATCCTGGCCTAAAAGCCTTTCCAAAGCACCGATCCAAAGAGCAAGATCAGGATTTACAGGATTTTTAACAAGCACCGTCTTTTTCGTACCTCTCAAAGCTACTGCAATTTCCTGAACTGTAAAGGGATTTACGGTAGAACGTGCCCCGATCCACAAGATATCGACATCGGCTTCAAGGGCAGCGAAAACATGATGTGCATTGGCAACTTCGGTAGCAGTTTTGAATCCGTATTCTTCTTTTACTTTTTTAAGCCAGTTGAGACCGATTACTCCTACCCCTTCAAATCCGTTCGGTTTTGTACGCGGCTTCCATATTCCTGCCCGGAATATTGGCACATTTGTCTGTGTTTCCCTTATTCTTCTTGCTGTTTCCAGCATCTGGGATTCGCTTTCTGCACTGCATGGCCCTGCAATCATCATTGGTTGGGGGAAGGCATCAATCCAGTCGCTCTTCAATTCTTTTAAATTCATTAT
This region includes:
- a CDS encoding chorismate mutase; translated protein: MNLKELKSDWIDAFPQPMMIAGPCSAESESQMLETARRIRETQTNVPIFRAGIWKPRTKPNGFEGVGVIGLNWLKKVKEEYGFKTATEVANAHHVFAALEADVDILWIGARSTVNPFTVQEIAVALRGTKKTVLVKNPVNPDLALWIGALERLLGQDIQNLGVIHRGFSTYQKTKYRNNPNWQIALDFKSQFPDIPMLIDPSHICGNRTGLADITQEALNVGYQGAIIETHANPDEAWSDAAQQITPEVLAELISNLKVRSADLAGFEGDMGRHRTLISDIDFQLIELLSQRMKISEKIGKLKKENDIAIFQPERWKVITEYATQKAVETGMSKEFIEKIFKMIHEESIEVQNSIMINR